CGTCGCTGGAGCGGCTCCAGAACATGAACTTCGGCTTCGGGCAACGCTATGTCGTGGTCAACATCCCCGCGGCCTTTGCCGAAGCGATCGAGAACGACGTGGTGGTACGGCGCTATCGCGTGATCGTCGGCAAGACCGAGAAGCCTTCGCCGACGCTGACGGCCGAGATCACCGGCGTCATCCTCAACCCGACCTGGACCGTGCCCTCCTCGATCGCCAAGACCGAAATCTCCGCGCATATGCGCAAGGATCCGACCTATCTGTCGCGCATGCACATGGAGGTGCTGGACGGCCACGACAATCCGATCGATCCGCATTCGGTCGACTGGTCGGGCACGCACACGCCGAACTTCACCCTGCGCCAGCAGAACGGCACGTTTAACGCACTCGGCGCGGTCAAGATCGACATGCCGAACTCCTATTCGGTCTACATGCACGACACCAACCAGCGCAATCTGTTCAGCGACGACTACCGCTTCGATTCTCACGGCTGCTCGCGCGTGGACAATGTTCGCGATCTCGCAGCCTGGCTGTTGAAGGACCAGCCAAGGTGGAACCGCGCCGCGATCGACGCTGAAATTGCCACCGGACAGCATCTCGAAGTCGCTATGGCCAGGAAGGTGCCGGTGGCCTGGATCTATCTCACGGCATGGATGACCAAGGACCAGACCATCCAGTTCCGCAACGACGTCTACAATCAGGACGAACAATTGCTGGAGGCCACGGCCGAAGAGGCCGCGTTCTTCAGCAATGCCGCCAACCATCCGCTGACCGCGCATCTGGCGCAGTAGGCAC
This genomic interval from Bradyrhizobium sp. CB82 contains the following:
- a CDS encoding L,D-transpeptidase family protein, with the translated sequence MLKRQAIIVAVGLFASASALAQTETTGQAGPAKPGATAPAGTTPATANPAHIAVPKAAATSASTPESRSAAALALSHEPILDEGSVQRIKDAALSYSDLAVRGGWPMIPADAKFTLGAQGPSDELLRKRLIVSGDLAADQTSGAFDETLAEAVKRFQARHGLAPTGTVTPRTIAAMNVPVQKRIRQLEASLERLQNMNFGFGQRYVVVNIPAAFAEAIENDVVVRRYRVIVGKTEKPSPTLTAEITGVILNPTWTVPSSIAKTEISAHMRKDPTYLSRMHMEVLDGHDNPIDPHSVDWSGTHTPNFTLRQQNGTFNALGAVKIDMPNSYSVYMHDTNQRNLFSDDYRFDSHGCSRVDNVRDLAAWLLKDQPRWNRAAIDAEIATGQHLEVAMARKVPVAWIYLTAWMTKDQTIQFRNDVYNQDEQLLEATAEEAAFFSNAANHPLTAHLAQ